In one window of Spartinivicinus marinus DNA:
- a CDS encoding SCP2 sterol-binding domain-containing protein has product MKFRFLLWMMGFLMARASKKEQKMREKIADKQLSFQIKTRDGHVARHFIVSNGLIKSHAGECETPAFTLEFADPNTGFTTFTAANAQEAFMKAIQKQTLRITGDTKEVMWFQGLTKYWMPKGKKKQS; this is encoded by the coding sequence ATGAAATTTAGGTTTCTGCTCTGGATGATGGGGTTTTTAATGGCGAGAGCCAGTAAAAAAGAACAAAAAATGCGAGAAAAAATAGCTGATAAACAGCTTAGTTTTCAAATTAAAACCCGTGATGGTCATGTTGCCAGGCATTTTATTGTAAGTAATGGCTTAATTAAGAGTCATGCTGGAGAGTGCGAAACACCAGCCTTTACCCTGGAGTTTGCTGATCCCAATACAGGTTTTACTACATTTACTGCTGCAAATGCCCAAGAGGCATTTATGAAGGCAATTCAAAAACAGACCTTGAGAATTACTGGCGATACCAAAGAAGTGATGTGGTTCCAAGGGTTAACGAAATACTGGATGCCTAAGGGTAAAAAGAAGCAGTCCTAA
- the phoB gene encoding phosphate regulon transcriptional regulator PhoB has product MVGKKILIVDDEAPIREMIAVALEMAGYECLEADNTQDAHSIMIDKKPDLILLDWMLPGTSGIELARRLRRDEITANIPIIMLTAKGEEDNKIQGLEVGADDYITKPFSPRELVARLKAVLRRSGAHEPQEPIRVEGLELDPISHRVSINGKPTEMGPTEYRLLQFFMTHQERAYTRGQLLDQVWGGNVYVEERTVDVHIRRLRKALGTGHDRFIQTVRGTGYRFSTKA; this is encoded by the coding sequence ATGGTTGGCAAAAAAATACTCATAGTGGACGATGAGGCCCCCATCCGAGAAATGATTGCAGTCGCACTCGAAATGGCTGGCTACGAATGTCTGGAAGCAGATAACACGCAAGATGCTCATAGCATCATGATCGACAAGAAACCCGATCTGATTTTGCTTGATTGGATGCTACCAGGAACCAGTGGGATTGAATTGGCTAGACGGCTCCGCCGTGATGAAATTACGGCCAATATTCCCATCATCATGTTAACCGCCAAAGGTGAAGAAGATAATAAAATTCAGGGCCTGGAAGTGGGAGCAGATGACTACATCACCAAACCATTCTCCCCCAGAGAACTGGTTGCCCGTTTGAAAGCAGTATTGAGACGTTCTGGCGCTCACGAACCTCAAGAGCCCATCAGGGTTGAAGGACTTGAGCTGGACCCAATCAGTCACCGGGTAAGTATTAACGGTAAGCCGACTGAAATGGGACCTACTGAGTACCGTCTGTTGCAGTTCTTTATGACACATCAAGAGCGAGCCTATACCCGAGGCCAGTTATTGGACCAAGTGTGGGGCGGCAATGTGTACGTTGAAGAGCGTACCGTTGATGTCCATATCAGGCGGCTGCGTAAAGCATTAGGCACCGGCCATGACCGCTTTATTCAGACTGTTAGGGGCACTGGCTATAGGTTCTCAACTAAGGCTTAG
- a CDS encoding pilin, producing MKKQQSGFTLIELMIVVAIIGILSAVAIPAYQDYTVRAKVTEGLSVAHALKLGVSEAFNDNGLAAIATYKGEVTTNKANILTDKVTDIAIGDAGDITITLGGIAKLASNNVIVLKPTINDGVLTDTVSAGTIEWNCKAAAGTTVESRYLPGACK from the coding sequence ATGAAAAAACAGCAAAGTGGTTTTACGCTGATTGAATTAATGATTGTAGTAGCGATTATTGGTATTTTGTCTGCAGTTGCTATTCCTGCTTACCAAGACTATACGGTTAGAGCAAAAGTAACAGAAGGTCTTTCAGTTGCTCATGCTTTAAAATTAGGGGTTTCAGAAGCATTCAATGATAATGGATTAGCAGCAATTGCAACATATAAAGGTGAGGTTACAACTAATAAAGCAAATATTTTAACAGACAAAGTCACTGACATTGCTATTGGTGATGCAGGGGATATAACTATAACTCTTGGTGGTATTGCAAAGCTTGCTTCAAATAATGTAATCGTATTGAAGCCAACTATTAATGATGGAGTTCTTACTGATACAGTTTCAGCAGGTACTATAGAATGGAACTGTAAGGCCGCTGCGGGTACAACAGTCGAATCACGTTATCTTCCTGGTGCTTGTAAGTAA
- the ubiA gene encoding 4-hydroxybenzoate octaprenyltransferase produces the protein MELTSSSSNKLNAFLSITRLNRPIGIYLLLWPTLWSLWLAADGLPDWHLIIIFCLGVTVMRSAGCVINDIADRHFDGHVKRTQNRPLVTGAMTLKEAMGCFVALCIIALILVLFTNQLTILLSFGALALAISYPFMKRYTHFPQIVLGAAFSWSIPMAYTAQTGELNHAIWLLFWANLAWTVAYDTAYAMVDRDDDLKIGVKSTAILFGKADKLMIGLLQIITLALLSGVGYLFQRGWLFFIGIGLMAGLFIYQQYLIKDRDRSQCFKAFLNNHWAGMFVFVGIVCDSAVS, from the coding sequence ATGGAACTAACCAGTAGCTCTTCTAACAAACTCAATGCATTTCTGAGTATCACCCGCTTAAACCGCCCCATTGGTATTTACTTGCTGCTTTGGCCAACCCTTTGGAGTTTATGGCTAGCTGCTGATGGCCTGCCAGATTGGCACCTGATTATTATTTTTTGCTTAGGTGTCACAGTGATGCGCAGCGCAGGTTGTGTAATTAACGATATTGCTGATCGTCACTTTGATGGTCATGTTAAGCGAACCCAAAATCGGCCACTGGTTACTGGTGCGATGACGCTGAAGGAAGCAATGGGTTGCTTTGTAGCCCTTTGTATTATTGCGCTGATACTGGTGCTATTTACCAATCAGCTGACGATTTTACTAAGCTTTGGTGCCTTGGCTTTAGCCATTAGTTACCCCTTTATGAAGCGCTACACTCATTTTCCACAAATTGTATTAGGGGCTGCTTTTTCCTGGTCGATTCCTATGGCCTATACTGCTCAAACTGGAGAGCTAAACCACGCTATCTGGTTACTTTTCTGGGCTAATTTAGCATGGACAGTAGCCTACGATACGGCTTATGCCATGGTAGATAGAGACGATGATTTAAAAATAGGCGTCAAATCTACTGCTATTTTATTTGGGAAAGCTGATAAACTTATGATTGGCTTATTACAAATAATTACTCTAGCTTTGTTATCAGGGGTAGGCTATTTATTTCAGCGTGGTTGGCTGTTCTTTATTGGCATCGGTTTAATGGCTGGGCTGTTTATCTATCAGCAGTACTTAATCAAAGATCGTGACCGGTCCCAATGCTTTAAAGCATTTTTAAACAATCACTGGGCAGGCATGTTTGTCTTTGTTGGAATAGTTTGTGATAGTGCTGTTTCTTAG
- a CDS encoding HU family DNA-binding protein gives MRKPDLVAAIADKADLTKEQAGQVLTSILDEITHALNRQDKVTLIGFGTFEQRHRGARTGKNPQTGETIEIKASNTVAFKPGKAFKDVVNG, from the coding sequence ATGCGCAAACCAGATCTTGTTGCCGCAATAGCTGATAAAGCAGATTTAACTAAAGAGCAGGCAGGCCAGGTATTAACATCCATTCTTGATGAAATTACCCACGCCCTTAATCGACAAGATAAAGTAACACTTATTGGGTTTGGTACGTTTGAACAACGTCACCGTGGAGCTAGAACAGGAAAAAACCCACAAACAGGTGAAACCATAGAAATTAAGGCCAGTAATACGGTTGCATTTAAACCAGGTAAAGCGTTTAAGGATGTAGTTAACGGGTAA
- a CDS encoding FitA-like ribbon-helix-helix domain-containing protein, which produces MSSLVIHDVDEEIVGALGNLAEQNGTSPEIEHRRILEAALKPAEPQKKCFIEFLDSMPNIRKDEDFERIN; this is translated from the coding sequence ATGAGTAGTTTAGTGATTCACGATGTTGATGAAGAAATAGTAGGAGCTCTCGGTAACTTAGCAGAGCAAAACGGCACTAGTCCAGAAATTGAGCACCGAAGAATTTTAGAAGCAGCACTAAAACCAGCTGAGCCTCAAAAAAAGTGTTTTATTGAGTTTTTGGATTCCATGCCAAATATTAGGAAGGATGAAGATTTTGAGCGTATCAACTGA
- the vapC gene encoding type II toxin-antitoxin system VapC family toxin: protein MVLVDTSVWIDYFNGKETAHTDRLDSLLSTDIVVIGDLILAEILQGFREDKSFKKAKELLTTLDVCSICSPELAIKSAQNYRVLRKKGITVRKTIDCIIATYCIENSIPLLYSDKDFEGFKSHLKLKPAIQLPN, encoded by the coding sequence GTGGTTCTTGTTGATACAAGTGTTTGGATTGATTATTTTAATGGAAAAGAGACTGCTCATACAGATAGACTAGATAGCCTGTTATCAACAGATATAGTGGTAATAGGCGACTTAATTCTTGCTGAAATACTTCAAGGCTTTCGTGAGGATAAGAGCTTCAAAAAAGCTAAAGAGCTGTTAACAACACTTGATGTTTGTTCTATTTGTAGCCCAGAACTAGCAATTAAAAGTGCTCAAAACTATCGAGTTTTAAGAAAAAAAGGCATTACTGTCAGAAAAACAATTGACTGTATCATTGCAACTTACTGTATCGAAAACAGCATACCTCTACTTTATTCAGATAAAGATTTTGAAGGTTTTAAATCCCATTTAAAGCTAAAGCCAGCTATACAGCTGCCCAACTAA
- a CDS encoding calcium-binding protein — protein sequence MDSFNEFDSTLEFNRGSGEVVFQGQEEIVFAEDISESDLKLERKGDTLFIKLKGTQDSLAIHGFEGLMPETLFVFANGNEMEFEEFLTGYEIKYRGTRDNDILVGTVASDKLYGSRGNDTLQGGEGADKLYGGSGDDELRGEQGNDLLSGGSGNDRLDGGEGSDTYIFRKGNGHDTIVDHTPSSSSMSSENQDTNTLVIDKRLLAEDIWLEQNQGGPELTIHFGNTGDAITLDRDSIQVFQIGEEQLSYEDMRQRYETRSHGSGTPYRDVLTGHEGDDTLNGHEGDDKLYGMAGNDFLEGGQGNDVLVGGAGNDHLNGGDGSDTYYFSEGDGHDRIDDSSSLASAPYPGEEANINTLVLDPKLIAKGAWFDEQDTLHFGNSSDSISFNHDAIQVFQIGDAQLSYEDMRQRYETRSHGSGTPYRDVLTGHEGDDTLNGHEGDDKLYGMAGNDFLEGGQGNDVLVGGAGNDHLNGGDGSDTYYFSEGDGHDRIDDSSSLASAPYPGEEANINTLVLDPKLIAKGAWFDEQDTLHFGNSSDSISFNHDAIQVFQIGDEQLSYEDMRQRYETRSHGSGTPYRDVLTGHEGDDTLNGHEGDDKLYGMAGNDFLEGGQGNDVLVGGAGNDHLNGGAGSDTYYFSEGDGHDRIDDSGSLASAPYPGEEANINTLVLDPKLIAKGAWFDDQDTLHFGNSSDSISFNHDAIQVFQIGDEQLSYEDMRQRYETRSHGSGTPYRDVLTGHEGDDTLNGHEGDDKLYGMAGNDFLEGGQGNDVLVGGTGNDTLNGGEGNDTYIFGKGDGKDTIVNNQYNPEEFDQLVLSNIAKDELSFSRKDNTLVINVKDGSDQVSVENWFGGESNQLDQIKTSDGVVSASQVDELIHAMAGFAGSNDGSLEVTLENRPSVITMVAPSLNS from the coding sequence ATGGACAGTTTTAACGAATTTGATTCAACCCTCGAATTTAACCGTGGTAGTGGCGAAGTTGTTTTCCAAGGACAAGAAGAAATTGTCTTTGCAGAAGACATTAGCGAAAGCGATTTAAAGCTTGAAAGAAAAGGCGATACGTTATTTATAAAACTAAAAGGTACTCAAGACTCTCTTGCAATTCATGGTTTTGAAGGCTTAATGCCAGAAACCTTATTTGTTTTTGCCAACGGCAATGAAATGGAGTTTGAAGAGTTTTTAACAGGCTACGAAATTAAATACCGTGGCACTCGTGATAATGACATCCTAGTTGGCACAGTAGCCAGCGATAAACTATACGGCTCTCGTGGTAATGATACATTACAAGGTGGTGAAGGCGCTGATAAGTTATATGGTGGCTCTGGTGATGATGAACTAAGAGGCGAGCAAGGCAACGACCTATTATCTGGTGGCTCAGGTAATGACCGCTTAGATGGTGGCGAAGGCAGTGATACCTATATTTTCCGAAAAGGAAATGGTCACGACACCATAGTTGATCACACACCATCTAGTTCTAGCATGTCTAGCGAAAACCAAGATACCAATACGCTGGTTATTGATAAGCGTTTGCTAGCTGAAGATATTTGGCTGGAACAAAACCAAGGCGGGCCTGAGTTAACCATCCACTTTGGTAATACTGGCGATGCCATTACGTTAGATAGAGACAGCATTCAGGTCTTCCAAATTGGTGAGGAACAGCTGAGCTATGAAGACATGCGTCAGCGTTATGAAACCCGCAGCCATGGCTCTGGTACCCCGTACCGCGATGTGCTCACCGGTCACGAAGGCGATGACACCCTCAATGGCCATGAAGGGGATGACAAGCTGTATGGCATGGCTGGGAATGATTTCCTAGAAGGCGGCCAAGGCAATGATGTTTTAGTCGGTGGTGCTGGCAATGATCACCTCAATGGCGGTGATGGCAGCGACACTTACTACTTTAGTGAAGGCGATGGCCATGACCGAATTGATGATAGCAGCAGTCTCGCGAGCGCACCTTATCCCGGTGAAGAAGCCAATATCAACACGCTAGTCCTTGACCCGAAATTGATCGCCAAAGGCGCTTGGTTTGATGAGCAAGACACCCTTCACTTTGGTAACTCCAGTGATTCCATCAGCTTTAACCACGATGCGATCCAAGTTTTCCAAATTGGTGATGCGCAGCTGAGCTATGAAGACATGCGTCAGCGTTATGAAACCCGTAGTCATGGCTCTGGTACCCCGTACCGTGATGTGCTCACCGGTCACGAAGGCGATGACACCCTCAATGGCCATGAAGGGGATGACAAGCTGTATGGCATGGCTGGGAATGATTTCCTAGAAGGCGGCCAAGGCAATGATGTTTTAGTCGGTGGTGCTGGCAATGATCACCTCAATGGCGGTGATGGCAGCGACACTTACTACTTTAGTGAAGGCGATGGCCATGACCGAATTGATGATAGCAGCAGTCTCGCGAGCGCACCTTATCCCGGTGAAGAAGCCAATATCAACACGCTAGTCCTTGACCCGAAATTGATCGCCAAAGGCGCTTGGTTTGATGAGCAAGACACCCTTCACTTTGGTAACTCCAGTGATTCCATCAGCTTTAACCACGATGCGATCCAAGTTTTCCAAATTGGTGATGAGCAGTTGAGCTATGAAGACATGCGTCAACGTTATGAAACCCGTAGTCATGGCTCTGGTACCCCGTACCGCGATGTGCTCACCGGTCACGAAGGCGATGACACCCTCAATGGCCATGAAGGGGATGACAAGCTGTATGGCATGGCTGGGAATGATTTCCTAGAAGGCGGCCAAGGCAATGATGTTTTAGTCGGTGGTGCTGGCAATGATCACCTCAATGGCGGTGCGGGCAGCGACACTTACTACTTTAGTGAAGGCGATGGTCATGACCGAATTGATGATAGCGGCAGTCTCGCGAGCGCACCTTATCCCGGTGAAGAGGCCAATATCAACACGCTAGTCCTTGACCCGAAATTGATCGCCAAAGGCGCTTGGTTTGATGACCAAGACACCCTTCACTTTGGTAACTCCAGTGATTCCATCAGCTTTAACCACGATGCGATCCAAGTTTTCCAAATTGGTGATGAGCAGCTGAGCTATGAAGACATGCGTCAGCGTTATGAAACCCGTAGTCATGGCTCTGGTACCCCGTACCGCGATGTGCTCACCGGTCACGAAGGCGATGACACCCTCAATGGCCATGAAGGGGATGACAAGCTGTATGGCATGGCTGGGAATGATTTCCTAGAAGGCGGCCAAGGCAATGATGTTTTAGTCGGTGGCACTGGCAATGACACACTAAATGGTGGAGAAGGCAACGATACTTATATTTTTGGTAAAGGCGATGGAAAAGATACCATTGTTAACAACCAGTATAATCCTGAAGAGTTTGATCAATTAGTATTGTCCAATATTGCTAAAGATGAACTTAGCTTTTCCCGCAAAGACAACACTTTAGTTATTAATGTAAAAGACGGTTCTGATCAAGTTAGTGTTGAAAACTGGTTTGGAGGAGAAAGTAACCAGTTAGATCAAATTAAAACCAGTGATGGAGTAGTTAGTGCTAGTCAAGTTGATGAACTAATACATGCTATGGCAGGGTTTGCTGGAAGTAATGATGGAAGTTTAGAGGTAACTTTGGAAAACAGACCTTCGGTTATAACAATGGTAGCCCCTAGCTTAAATAGCTGA
- a CDS encoding HDOD domain-containing protein, whose amino-acid sequence MAIPQQVQQILDNEQIRYRLSSVSDNHEHPPKSATAVSVVLEDDAGQLQIICPRDHMIDLEKMNEKLGRKLVATSYRNMQKLYSNHGLQALPAIPQLTGLPTLVENSLLKNETIYIDSGIQHQYIRVKNDEFKRITGTATYLDITLPLSEVHQRNSNAEDDIQDITNAVENFTSLRIKQRLEQTIEIPPLPETAQKIIQLRVDPNADIRHLIEVVEKDPSLAAQVVSWAASPYYAAPGKIRSIEDAVIRVLGFDLVINLAIGLSLGKTLTPPKNEPEGFTPYWKQAAYCSLGVEAMVRKIPPKQRPELGLAYLAGLLHNFGYLVLSFVFPPHLELINRYREANPHVSYVDIERHVLGVSRDQIGGWLMQIWDMPDEVAKAIRYQNDIEYVSQHAEYAYLLYIASQLLCKHGIGEGMDEPIPENMYETLSLTPGEAEEAISSLIEKSEAVENLYKSFNSLG is encoded by the coding sequence ATGGCTATTCCGCAACAGGTGCAGCAAATCTTGGATAACGAGCAAATCCGTTACCGGCTTTCCAGTGTTAGTGATAACCATGAGCATCCTCCCAAAAGTGCTACTGCTGTTTCTGTTGTATTAGAAGATGATGCTGGTCAGCTGCAGATTATCTGTCCTCGTGACCATATGATTGATCTGGAAAAGATGAATGAAAAGCTAGGGCGTAAGCTGGTAGCTACTTCTTATCGAAATATGCAAAAGCTTTACAGCAATCATGGCCTGCAAGCATTACCCGCTATTCCCCAACTAACCGGCTTACCAACTCTAGTAGAAAACAGCTTGCTAAAAAACGAAACTATTTATATTGACTCAGGCATCCAGCATCAATATATCCGGGTTAAAAATGATGAGTTCAAGCGCATCACCGGCACTGCAACCTATTTGGACATTACGTTACCACTCAGTGAAGTCCATCAGCGCAACTCTAATGCTGAGGATGATATACAGGATATAACCAACGCGGTTGAAAACTTCACTTCCCTAAGAATTAAACAACGGTTAGAGCAAACTATTGAGATTCCGCCCTTGCCAGAAACCGCACAGAAAATTATTCAGCTGCGGGTAGATCCTAATGCTGATATCCGCCATTTAATTGAAGTGGTGGAAAAAGACCCAAGCTTAGCAGCACAGGTAGTCAGCTGGGCAGCATCTCCCTATTATGCGGCCCCTGGAAAAATTCGCTCGATTGAAGATGCCGTGATTAGAGTACTTGGCTTTGACTTGGTCATAAATCTGGCTATTGGCCTATCACTCGGTAAAACCTTAACCCCTCCCAAAAATGAGCCAGAAGGGTTCACCCCCTATTGGAAACAAGCCGCTTACTGTTCATTGGGGGTTGAGGCTATGGTTCGAAAAATTCCTCCCAAACAGCGGCCAGAACTAGGGTTAGCTTACTTAGCTGGGTTGTTACATAACTTTGGGTACTTGGTGCTGTCCTTTGTATTTCCGCCACATTTAGAGCTGATTAATCGGTATCGTGAAGCCAACCCTCATGTCAGCTATGTGGATATTGAACGCCATGTACTAGGAGTTTCGCGAGATCAAATTGGTGGCTGGTTGATGCAGATATGGGACATGCCTGATGAAGTGGCTAAGGCTATTCGCTATCAGAACGATATTGAATATGTTTCTCAACATGCTGAATATGCCTACTTGCTTTATATTGCCTCACAACTATTGTGCAAGCATGGGATTGGTGAGGGGATGGATGAGCCAATACCTGAGAATATGTACGAAACCCTGTCGTTAACGCCAGGTGAAGCTGAAGAGGCTATCAGTAGCTTAATTGAGAAAAGCGAAGCCGTTGAAAACCTGTATAAGTCTTTTAACTCTCTAGGCTAG
- the nadS gene encoding NadS family protein: protein MSDIFESIKQGLEEAIEFSQGNPQKAVVHEFTSVDVKRIRADIGMSQAEFATAFGISVSTLRHWERGDRKPQGPALVLLNVVAKEPQAVLRALS from the coding sequence ATGAGTGATATATTTGAAAGTATTAAACAAGGCTTAGAAGAGGCTATTGAGTTTTCTCAAGGCAACCCCCAAAAAGCTGTTGTACATGAGTTTACGTCAGTTGATGTAAAAAGAATTCGTGCTGATATTGGTATGAGCCAGGCAGAATTTGCCACAGCTTTTGGTATTAGTGTGAGCACATTACGCCACTGGGAGCGAGGAGATAGAAAACCTCAAGGTCCGGCATTAGTTTTATTGAACGTAGTGGCTAAAGAACCGCAAGCCGTATTAAGAGCATTATCTTAA
- a CDS encoding type II toxin-antitoxin system VapB family antitoxin has translation MRTNINIDDELMSEALRLTGLTTKKDAVEAGLRMLVKLKKQEKIKQFRGKLAWEGDLDEMRAN, from the coding sequence ATGAGAACAAATATCAATATTGATGATGAATTAATGAGTGAAGCTTTAAGGCTGACGGGGTTGACAACCAAGAAAGATGCTGTTGAAGCTGGTCTTAGGATGCTGGTTAAGCTTAAAAAGCAGGAAAAGATTAAACAGTTTCGTGGCAAGCTAGCATGGGAAGGAGACCTTGATGAGATGAGAGCAAACTAG
- a CDS encoding chorismate--pyruvate lyase family protein yields MSALSIFETAQWQPHLNIPTPWHDWLTFTGSLSQRLQDTFQSLSVKLISQQWQPALLSEQKLLGIPKQQSAFVREVILCACQQPVIYARTVIPAFTGLLSCRPLLSLDTEPLGKLLFTHASSKRNPNFQYAHFSHEQLQTLPIPSTITHSTINQDCWGRQSVFIINQRQLAVSELFLPTIFSLQQLT; encoded by the coding sequence GTGAGCGCACTATCTATCTTTGAAACTGCTCAGTGGCAGCCTCATCTTAACATACCTACACCCTGGCATGACTGGCTGACATTCACGGGCTCTCTCTCACAACGCTTGCAGGATACCTTTCAATCCCTGTCAGTCAAGTTGATCAGCCAACAGTGGCAACCTGCTCTTCTTTCTGAACAAAAGTTGTTGGGTATTCCAAAACAGCAGTCAGCATTTGTTCGTGAAGTGATTCTTTGTGCCTGCCAGCAGCCAGTGATCTATGCACGCACCGTGATACCCGCATTTACTGGTTTACTAAGCTGCCGGCCACTGCTCAGCCTCGATACAGAGCCACTCGGTAAACTATTGTTTACTCATGCCAGTAGCAAACGTAACCCTAACTTTCAGTACGCTCACTTTAGTCATGAGCAATTGCAAACATTACCCATACCCTCAACAATAACGCACTCAACTATTAATCAAGACTGTTGGGGCAGGCAATCTGTATTTATCATTAACCAGCGGCAACTAGCTGTAAGCGAACTATTTTTACCTACGATTTTTTCATTACAGCAACTAACATAA
- the phoR gene encoding phosphate regulon sensor histidine kinase PhoR, translating to MKVNWQGEIIQRLAITVIVSVLFGVAIGEVAWVLAIVLAGYLSWTLLQVFRLSHWLQESEHNHLEPPESRGIWGDIFDAIYRLQRRDQKARARLQAVIDRVQESTAALNDAVIMVDNQGNLEWWNQAAETMLGFKSPVDQGQLITNLIREPAFSRYFDRKEYQEALEVPSPINDQLILQFNITLFGRNDRLLLVRDITRLHNLEQMRKDFVANVSHELRTPLTVIRGYLETLLDNADILPERWIRALQQMQQQSDRMENLVSDLLLLSRLETSDRQADLKPIYLQKILSNIISDAKALSGDRCHHIQLVCPEGATLLGHDRELHSAISNLIFNSVKYTPAAGQINVHWWEDEDGGHLSVMDDGIGIDPKHIPRLTERFYRADPSRSINTGGTGLGLAIVKHVLIRHNAHLEIQSELGKGSCFICHFPPTIIASENSPELVE from the coding sequence GTGAAAGTTAACTGGCAAGGCGAAATTATTCAGCGACTCGCTATCACTGTAATAGTCAGTGTGTTGTTTGGAGTAGCTATCGGAGAAGTAGCCTGGGTTTTAGCAATTGTCTTAGCTGGATACCTTAGCTGGACATTGTTACAGGTTTTTCGCCTCAGCCATTGGCTTCAAGAGAGTGAGCACAATCACCTAGAGCCACCAGAAAGTCGTGGTATCTGGGGAGATATTTTTGATGCTATCTACCGGCTGCAGCGCCGCGACCAAAAAGCGCGTGCCCGGCTACAAGCAGTGATTGACCGTGTTCAAGAGTCTACTGCAGCACTGAATGATGCTGTGATTATGGTTGATAATCAGGGCAACCTGGAGTGGTGGAACCAAGCTGCTGAAACCATGCTCGGTTTTAAGAGCCCTGTAGATCAAGGGCAGCTAATCACAAACCTGATCAGAGAGCCAGCATTCTCCAGGTATTTCGACAGAAAAGAGTACCAAGAAGCGCTGGAAGTTCCCTCCCCCATCAATGACCAGCTCATCTTACAATTCAATATTACGCTGTTTGGTCGCAATGATCGCTTGTTGTTAGTACGGGACATTACCCGGCTGCATAATCTGGAGCAAATGCGAAAAGACTTTGTAGCAAATGTGTCCCACGAGCTAAGAACCCCTCTCACAGTGATCAGAGGTTATCTGGAAACCTTGCTGGATAACGCTGATATTTTACCTGAACGCTGGATACGTGCTTTGCAGCAAATGCAGCAGCAGTCAGATCGAATGGAAAATCTGGTCAGTGACTTACTCCTGTTATCACGTCTAGAAACCAGCGATCGACAGGCTGACTTAAAGCCAATTTACTTACAGAAGATCTTGTCAAACATCATTAGTGATGCCAAGGCGCTCAGTGGTGACCGTTGCCATCATATCCAATTGGTTTGTCCAGAAGGTGCAACACTGTTAGGACATGACCGCGAGCTGCATAGTGCTATCTCGAACCTAATCTTTAATAGCGTTAAATACACACCTGCTGCTGGGCAAATTAATGTACATTGGTGGGAAGATGAGGATGGCGGGCACCTTTCGGTGATGGATGATGGAATTGGTATTGATCCCAAGCATATCCCACGTCTCACCGAGCGGTTTTATCGAGCAGACCCTAGTCGCTCAATTAACACTGGTGGTACAGGGCTTGGCCTGGCTATTGTGAAGCATGTACTGATCAGACATAACGCTCACTTAGAAATACAAAGTGAACTCGGTAAGGGCAGCTGTTTTATTTGTCACTTCCCTCCCACAATAATCGCTAGCGAAAACAGCCCAGAGCTAGTGGAATAA
- a CDS encoding rubredoxin, with amino-acid sequence MKKWQCVVCGFIYDEAAGWPEEGIAPGTRWEDVPEDWLCPDCGVSKLDFEMIAIG; translated from the coding sequence ATGAAAAAATGGCAATGTGTAGTTTGTGGATTTATTTATGATGAGGCAGCAGGCTGGCCCGAAGAAGGAATAGCGCCAGGCACCCGCTGGGAAGATGTACCAGAAGACTGGTTATGTCCAGATTGTGGTGTGAGTAAGCTGGATTTTGAAATGATTGCAATTGGCTAG